The Rhinolophus sinicus isolate RSC01 linkage group LG13, ASM3656204v1, whole genome shotgun sequence sequence TGGAAAATGCTTAAATACAAGCAATATTCCAGTAAATTAATTAACCTTGCCttaacatttctttgtatttagaaAAAGTAGTCTTATCTTGAACATAATGCCTAGATATAAATGATCAACACAAGGTGATGTTTATTTTACTACTGATTTCAATGTTTCCATCATGCAACACTCTTACAAGATTTAAAGTATCTTAAGACAAGAAATAcctggctatttttttttaataggactgAAGTACCATCATCAACTTCAAATTCTCCATAGTCTTTTAGACAGCGCacctgaaaggaaaaacaaaggttttatctaaattattttttaatacatagtAACCATAAAGTAAATAACGATTATACAAATACCCACACAGTAAAGGTACTAGGCTTTTTTCTGTGTACTTAGGCCTAGTACTCCTACTGTGGTATTCTAGTAGTTCCAACTGTCCTGTTTTaataggaaggaagaagaaaggcaaaATCTCGGACTATATGTGTATGTCGCGCTGACAGCAAGAAAACCCAGGGAGCTGCTAAGGGGAGACATCATTGCATTCTTTCCCctctgcaaagcctgaaatatcaacagttgaaatacatatttacaaagaaaagagaacgTTTTAGATCTACTCCAACCTGCCTCTTATAGATTCCTCACATGAAATATCAGTATCTGAGAATAGGACATAGGTAAGTCtgcaaaatttgttttaaaaaaatttttccaatttcctttcatatttaCACTCTTCCCCAGAAATACTTAGAAGTGTACCAAGAAAGAGAAGATGCAGACTCATGTTATAAGAATCAGGAGAGGTTTTTAGTTGGAAGATGGGAGGGATAAGGCAGCCTTTTGATAACTACTTCTGCAACTGCAAAGAAGGAATGTCCCTAAAGAGAAGGTTGGCTATAGCTCCAACTGCTGCCACAGGAAACCATGATGTTTCTTCATCTTCTATGAGAACTCAGGACTGGAGTTATCCTCATGAGTACTAAGATTGGTACTAGTAAAGCCAACTCCAGCAGCAAGTTTCAGGCATCTACTTTTCCCAGGTAATTTCATTATGTCCTATAATTCCTCTGGATTCTTACCATGACTCCCCAAGGTATTTTAACGTAGTTTGAGAAATACTATTGTAGAAAAATCCCTACCACACTACTACCTTTTACATCTTTAAACATAAGGAAAATCTTGAACCTATTCAAAAGTAAAGATTACGAAACTCAACGTCCCATCAACTGGCTTCAACAATTATCAGCATCTGGCGGATCTTGTTCCCTAGATTCTagattttgaagcaaatcctagacatgatatcatctataaatattcTGTATCTACTTCTACAAAataagattctttttaaaaaatacaatcatTACTGCATcttttagttaaaaatttttaaattatgaaatatccagTTAGTATCCAAATTTCCCCATtcatctcattaatttttaaaaagttgccatGTTCAAGTCAGAGTTCAACAAAAGCTGCACATTACATGTTTCTGATATGTCTCTAAGTCTCTTTTAATCCAGAATTTCTtccccattttcccttctccttgGCAATTTGTTAAAGAAACTGAGCAATTTGGCAGTTTCCCATAAACTAGATTTTATTGTGGATTCCTGTGGAGTCATTTAACATATTCCTCTGTCCCTGAATTTCCCATAAACTGGAAGTTAGGTCTAGAGGCTGGATAAGACCAAGTCTGATTTTCTGACAAACGGTGTTTTGTATGTGCTATTGCAAGACCTCACGAAGCACAGAATGTCTGGCTGTCCCTTTCTGGATGTGTGGACCCCAAGAAGAAAGATTCATATGATGTCCCCGAGAAGGAATTTACCTGCTGAGGTAGACTCCCCATGGTCAACTGAAggcccaaattttataaataataggaGTCTAAGGGCTATTTTCTGACAGGGACTTCTCCTTCTTACTCTGTATACCAAGAAGAATCTCACACTGAACTGCTTCACACACTATGTGCCACATTTTTACACCATCTGAGTCAACCACTGCTTAGAAGccctggttttatttatttattttttaacattttactggggagagggaacaggactttattggggaacagtgtgtacttccaggacttttttcccagtcaagtttttattccttcaatcttagttgtggagggtgccgttcactttcaagttgtcctttcaacaagtgagccactggccactaattaggtccagttgccgttgctagttgcagggggcacagcccaccatcccttgcgggagtcaaactggcaaccttgtggttgagaggatgcgctccaatcaactgagccatccaggagctcagcagcagctcagctcaaggtgccgtgttgaatcttagttgcaggaggcggagcccaccatcccttgcagggctcaaggagttgaaccggcaaccttgtgcttgagagcccactggcccatgtggaaatcgaaccggcagcctttggagttaggagcacggagctccaaccgcctgaggcACTGGGCCGGCCCTGGTTTTATCTTTTGACCAAGGAACTAGTTCTAGGGACTAAGAACTGCTCCATCCAATCAGAACTATGCAAATTGTATCCTCATTTGCATCTATACCAACCAACTGGCACGATTTGGACCAATCAGAACTGTACAATTTGGAAACCTCATTTACATGAAACGGACCAAAATGGGAACTGTGGGCAAGAAAATTCCCTAGAAAAGGTGATCTCTCCTTTGTCCATGGTGGAGCAAACTTTTGGTTTCTACCCGAGGCTACCTCTCCTCTGGTTTACAAACTATTACGTAAATAAAGTCTCTCCTTTTTCACTCCAGTGCCCTTTGGATTTGTTTACAGATGTTGAGATTGAGCAGTGGGTCTAGGTGGTATCCATACCCATCCCTATCCATCCATTATTAAGGTTTCCATTAACATTTCACCTAATGGTTTAAATAGCTATTTGCCTCCATGCATTAAGGTTATAAAATATCAATCTAGTTCTTTTATTCTTGCTGCATTTATTAGTGGGAATGCTACTATAAAGAAGAAATGTCCCTTGTAAACAATCTGGTTACCCCCAAATAGAGTTTATACAGTAAAGGCAGATGGATGCTTGATTGTattatttactgtttttcaaaatgagtCGCATCGTTCATATTCTCCAAGGCAACccaaagaagttttattttttcaattactgttaaTTGTTGTTTGGTGTCATTATGCAGTCATACTTTTAACATAATTGCTATTAATCAATTCACTGCAGTTACCATTTACTTTGATGCCCACTGTCCCTTCTTTATCCAGTGGGAGCTCCTTCAAATCAGTTCCCAAGTCTTTTGAGAACTCCCCATGTAGTCCTTGATATTTTCCTTGCTTTCTAGAAAGACAAGGTGTTCCATGCTcagtttgtacattttttatttaagacCTAGAATCAGCCTTTTTTTCAAGAAGTCCTGGTTTCCTTTAGTGGGAAATAGcatttcaactccagaatttggATGCTCATGGCTACAGGTTTGGTTCTTGTTTCTAAGCTTTTACAGTGGACAGAGCtaagaaatactttttcaaaaaaaaagatgattcaACCAGAGTCCATACTGATTCTTCAAACTCAAGTTTGGGAATATAGGatttttacttaacttttttattttaactttttgaatctgttttattttgaaaatcttgcaTCCTAATGCCACACTTTTTTGCTCTGTTCTTTAATATATAAACTGTTTCAAAATAATGGCAACAATATTATTACtaattatatgatttaaaaaaattaagatcccTCTGTAATTATTTTCATCCTTAGAACATACCAACTAGGAAATATATGATCAATTTAtgtcatttaaagtaatttaaaataattccagttTGACTAATCCACCAATTTAAAACACAGGTTCGTTTGTTTCATTCTGCTTTCAAAATCTGTGGGTTGGTTTTCCACTTTGatttaataatatgtaaaacatttacatggTTCCAAAGTCAAAACTATTAAAACAGGTCTATTCAGAAAATTTTAGCTTCTCAATCTGATTCCCATCATCCCTCTATAGGtaacatttttggttttggtttatgtttactttcctttttcatataagctattatatattcatatgacCCCCCCCCCAGGACAAAAATCCATTTTTAAGAGGTATACTTACTTCAATATATAGGCTTTTTGGAGGTTTCATATCCTGTGTAATATCCAAACCTTCATCTCCTCCCAAAGACCTCATATAAATAGCAAGGGTCTTTTTATAATGATTGAACCACTCCATCTGCAAACATAAAGATGGACATTTGAGAAAGtcataagaaaacaaacttgCACAAATTGTATACTCATCCTTTCAAAAAGAACATATATCCTCCCATGGATCACTGCtatgaccattcattcatttaaactatagccatatctcattttattgtgcttcacagatactgcattttaaaaaaattaatggtttGTGGCAACACTGCATGAAGCAAGTCTatcagtgccatttttccaacagtgAACATTgtgtctgtgtcacattttggtaattctcacaatatttcaaactttttccttattatttgtTACGGtaatctgtgatcagtgatctctGATGTTACTACTGGAATTGTTTGTGGACACCATAATAAGATGATAAACTTAACTGATAAATGTTGTATGTGTACACTTACTATACTATAGCATAAACATAGCTCTTATACGCACTGGGAACCCAAAAAATTAGTGTGACTCACGTTATTGGGTATTTGCTTTATTGGGAACTGAACCCAAATATCTGAGGTATACCTGTACAAATATTGATTGCCTGCTATAAACCAGGCACTGGTATGGGTACTTAGGATGgataattaacaaaatgaacaaaaatctcTCTTCTCACATTACACTAGAAACAGAACCATGAAAAATACACCATTTCAGAATTCTCTTCAAATTCTGCACTGAtttttctgaaaactataaaacattctTCAGAAGAACATCCAACTGTCCATCAACTATTAGAtacatatatccatacaatggaatattcagccaCAAATCGAATGAAGTTCTCACACATCAccacatgaatgaaccttgaaaacatgctaaaatGACAGACATAAAAGACCACAtatgcatgattccacttatgtaaaAAAAATCCACAATCAGCAAACCTATAAagtcagaaagtagattagtgattttTAGGGGCTGTGAAGAGGGATGAGAATATGGAGTAAAACTGATAATGGTTATCGGGTtgcttttggggatgatgaataAGACAGTGGTAATGGATGCACAACTCCATCAATATACTAAAAAAACATGGACTTGTGTACTTTGAAAGGGTCAACTttatgtatgtgaattatatctcgtTATTTTTTTAAcgagagaaattaaagacctaaatatatgGAAGGATATACCACATTCATGGATTGGATGACTTAGTATTGTAATGTCACTAGAACTATATATTGAATTCAATCTCAGTTGaaaccttaattttttaaaaaacggaaCTTGACAAATTAagtctaaaatttacatggaaatgcaaCGGGTCAAAAATAGTTGAGACAGTCTTGAAAAAGATTAAGATGGAAATATTGTTCAAGACATAAatttacaataattataatagtatGGAATTGGTACAAGAACAGACAAATtaagagaacagaagagaaacCCTCCATCCAAAATCCACAGATATACTGACACTCAATGACAAAAGTGgcaccacacacacagcactgggGAAAGGAGAATctttcaataagtggtgctgggtcATCTCAATATCCATATTCAAATGCCCCTTGACTCCTacattatacacaaaaatcaatcagTACTATAGATCTCTCtgtgaaaggtaaaacaatgTACGGTATTTTGCAGTATacaatgtgcacttttttgcccaaatttgtgagggaaaactAAGatagcacattatacatgggtagtactaattccatatctatataaatgtttttaattcttttatttatgcttatgagttaaaagtgtaactctagaaatcaataatgatatccgtatgcaaaatactATCCTGGAATACAATAACAGGTTTTGTTGATCTTACGACAAACTTGAAAAAATGCAGAGTTCTTGGCATTctgtgatgtgtaaatatcgtaaatttgttaccagtacataaaatgtcttgtaccttgtatctattcttgtgttttgtaattatttcttacataaaatttctcgtaccataatgttaaaacataaatg is a genomic window containing:
- the GINS1 gene encoding DNA replication complex GINS protein PSF1 isoform X4, with the translated sequence MFCEKALELVRELHRASEGQLPAFNMEWFNHYKKTLAIYMRSLGGDEGLDITQDMKPPKSLYIEVRCLKDYGEFEVDDGTSVLLKKNSQHFLPRWKCEQLIRQGILEHVLS